A single genomic interval of Syngnathoides biaculeatus isolate LvHL_M chromosome 1, ASM1980259v1, whole genome shotgun sequence harbors:
- the col11a2 gene encoding collagen alpha-2(XI) chain isoform X2, with product MDIAVCPFRKKRRPWSPGPTSVALVALVLALCQSAPAQAEPVDVLKALQLPTLPEGVKKVPGFCTSRRSSSPDHAYRISKKAQISAPTKQLFSGRFPENFSIMALVKAHAGLQAFLLSIYSEQGVQQLGIELGRSPVFLYEDQHGKPAPEDYPLFKGVNLADGKWHRIAISVSKKNVTLMLDCKKKMSRPLPRGNNAEVDTNGITVFGARLLDEEMFQGDIQQLLIASNAQAAYDFCEHYSPDCDSPLPKTQAQDPNTYDVDTEYSEAGNTPTETDYFYEETLPESEGEVVTQEENPTQEPQVETALEGQEVDSTATDGVGEEPFTEEYVTGDVGMKEYDYSYRDYGEPVPEAREVEGYMGPALSAVTDEAGAVIRGQKGEKGEPAVLEPGMLIEGPPGPEGPSGPTGPPGRSGPPGSVGEPGERGPPGKAGLPGADGVPGPPGSSVMLPFRFGQSGGDKGPVVSAQEAQAAAILSQARMALKGPPGPMGFTGRPGPLGNPGSHGLKGESGDPGPQGPRGAPGLIGPPGKAGRRGRAGADGARGMPGEPGTKGDRGFDGLPGLPGDKGHRGDSGSMGPPGPQGEDGERGDDGEVGPRGLPGEPGPRGLLGPKGPPGIPGPPGVRGNDGPVGPKGNLGPQGEPGPPGQQGTSGTQGMPGPQGAMGPPGEKGPTGKPGLPGMPGADGPPGHPGKEGPTGTKGNQGPNGPQGAIGYPGPRGIKGEQGIRGLKGHKGEKGEDGFPGIKGDFGVKGERGEIGVSGPRGEDGPEGPKGRVGPPGELGPLGPIGEKGKLGVPGLPGYPGRPGPKGSLGFPGFPGTNGEKGTRGLSGKAGPRGQRGPTGPRGQRGPRGATGKPGAKGTSGSDGPPGPLGERGLPGPQGANGFPGPKGPPGPPGKDGLPGHPGQRGEVGFQGKMGPPGPPGVVGPQGPSGETGPLGERGHPGPPGPPGEQGLSGPSGKEGTKGDPGPPGGPGKDGPPGLRGFPGERGLPGTPGGGGLKGSEGPAGPPGPAGSPGERGPAGTAGPVGPPGRPGPQGPPGNAGEKGVPGEKGPLGPAGRDGVQGPVGLPGPAGSPGGPGEDGDKGEVGEPGQKGAKGGKGEHGPPGPPGPMGPVGQPGPAGADGELGPRGQQGPFGAKGDEGSRGFPGAPGPIGLQGLPGPPGEKGENGDVGPLGPPGPPGPRGPAGPNGADGPQGPPGGLGNPGPIGEKGEPGEAGPPGIGGEPGKKGPRGERGEKGEAGQPGTAGAAGGRGRPGDDGPKGNPGPVGFPGDPGPPGEVGPRGQDGAKGEQGEDGEQGESGSPGPPGENGPPGPPGKRGPAGARGPEGRQGEKGTKGDTGALGPPGKTGPVGPQGQPGKTGNEGLRGLPGSVGEQGSPGPSGPKGPPGPVGPPGLLGLRGDPGAKGEKGHPGLIGLIGPPGEQGEKGDRGLPGPHGSNGHKGETGMPGGTGPLGPAGPPGLPGPQGVKGAKGASGGSGPKGEKGVPGSPGPPGPPGEVIQPLPIQRSPKSKRSIDASQLLPESDPDMPASDTAGAEFLTASEGMEEIFGSLNSLRQEIETMRFPTGTPDSPARTCQDLRLSQPELQDGEYWIDPNQGCSRDSFKVFCNFTSGETCLYPHKSINTVNMNSWEKETPGSWFSEFATGAKFSYVDSNGEPMGVVQLGFLRLLSVVARQNLTYHCHRSVAWADQSAKDNHERALHFQAANEEELSYETNPYIKALVDGCSYRKGFDRTVLEVNTPQVEHLPLLDIKVSDFGESNQQFGFEVGPVCFQG from the exons aaccaGTGGACGTCCTGAAAGCCCTGCAGCTTCCCACGCTTCCCGAGGGCGTGAAGAAAGTCCCGGGCTTCTGCACATCCCGCCGCTCCAGCAGCCCTGACCACGCCTACCGCATCAGCAAGAAGGCCCAGATCTCAGCCCCGACCAAGCAGCTCTTCTCAG GTCGCTTCCCGGAGAACTTCTCCATCATGGCGCTGGTGAAGGCCCACGCCGGCCTCCAGGCCTTCCTCCTCTCCATCTACAGCGAGCAGGGCGTCCAGCAGCTGGGCATCGAGCTGGGCCGCTCGCCCGTCTTCCTGTACGAGGACCAGCACGGCAAGCCGGCCCCCGAGGACTACCCGCTCTTCAAAGGCGTCAATCTGGCGGATGGCAA GTGGCACCGCATCGCAATCTCGGTGTCCAAGAAGAATGTGACGCTGATGCTGGACTGCAAGAAGAAGATGAGCCGCCCTCTGCCCCGCGGCAACAACGCCGAGGTGGACACCAACGGCATCACCGTGTTCGGAGCACGCCTCCTCGACGAGGAAATGTTCCAG GGAGACATTCAGCAGCTCCTGATCGCCTCCAACGCTCAAGCCGCCTACGACTTCTGCGAGCACTACAGCCCCGACTGCGACTCTCCCCTACCCAAGACGCAGGCGCAGGACCCCAATACATAC GATGTAGACACTGAATATTCCGAGGCCGGGAACACCCCCACAGAGACCGATTATTTCTATGAGGAGACGCTGCCAGAGTCCGAGGGTGAGGTGGTCACACAAGAAGAGAACCCCACGCAG GAGCCCCAGGTGGAGACTGCTCTggaggggcaggaggtggactCGACCGCGACGGACGGCGTCGGAGAGGAGCCCTTCACCGAGGAGTACGTGACTGGCGATGTGGGCATGAAGGAATACGACTATTCCTATCGGGACTACGGCGAGCCCGTGCCCGAGGCCCGAGAGGTGGAAGGCTACATGGGCCCCGCCCTGTCCGCTGTGACAGACGAGGCAGGC GCGGTCATCAGAGGACAGAAGGGCGAGAAAGGAGAGCCCGCCGTGCTCGAGCCT GGCATGCTGATTGAGGGACCTCCTGGACCTGAAGGACCTTCT gGACCTACTGGCCCCCCTGGTAGATCTGGTCCTCCTGGCTCTGTTGGTGAGCCCGGTGAAAGG GGACCTCCCGGCAAGGCCGGTCTGCCCGGTGCCGACGGAGTTCCCGGACCACCCGGATCTTCCGTGATGCTGCCT TTCCGCTTCGGCCAGAGTGGAGGAGATAAGGGTCCTGTTGTATCAGCACAGGAAGCCCAAGCAGCCGCCATCTTGTCTCAGGCCAGG ATGGCTCTGAAAGGACCTCCAGGACCAATGGGATTCACCGGACGTCCCGGACCCTTG GGAAATCCAGGAAGTCATGGTCTGAAAGGAGAAAGTGGAGATCCTGGTCCTCAG GGACCCAGGGGAGCTCCAGGATTGATTGGCCCACCAGGCAAAGCAGGAAGGAGA GGACGTGCCGGAGCTGACGGAGCCCGGGGAATGCCTGGAGAGCCCGGTACTAAG GGTGATCGCGGCTTTGATGGTCTTCCTGGTTTGCCAGGCGACAAAGGACATAGG GGGGACTCTGGATCAATGGGACCCCCCGGACCTCAAGGAGAGGATGGCGAGAGG GGTGATGACGGAGAGGTCGGACCCAGAGGTCTCCCTGGTGAACCA GGACCTCGTGGATTGCTCGGCCCCAAAGGTCCTCCAGGAATTCCCGGACCTCCT GGCGTTCGCGGCAACGATGGTCCAGTTGGTCCCAAGGGCAACCTG GGGCCTCAAGGAGAGCCCGGACCTCCAGGTCAGCAGGGAACATCAGGAACTCAG GGAATGCCAGGACCTCAGGGAGCCATGGGACCACCAGGAGAAAAG GGGCCCACAGGAAAACCAGGTCTGCCAGGAATGCCAGGAGCCGACGGCCCTCCT ggtcacccAGGAAAAGAGGGGCCCACTGGAACCAAAGGGAACCAG GGCCCCAATGGTCCCCAAGGAGCTATCGGTTATCCTGGGCCTCGTGGAATCAAG GGGGAGCAAGGAATCCGAGGACTGAAGGGCCACAAGGGAGAGAAG GGAGAAGATGGTTTCCCTGGAATTAAAGGAGACTTTGGCGTCAAAGGAGAGAGG GGTGAGATCGGCGTGTCGGGCCCCAGAGGAGAGGATGGCCCAGAAGGGCCAAAGGGTCGAGTCGGACCCCCTGGTGAACTCGGTCCCCTTGGTCCCATTGGAGAGAAG GGCAAACTTGGTGTTCCTGGACTTCCTGGCTATCCCGGAAGACCAGGACCCAAG GGATCTCTAGGATTCCCAGGATTCCCTGGCACAAATGGCGAGAAGGGAACAAGG GGTCTCTCAGGCAAAGCAGGACCAAGAGGACAAAGAGGACCAACG GGTCCCAGAGGGCAGCGAGGACCACGAGGTGCTACCGGAAAGCCAGGCGCAAAG GGAACTTCAGGAAGTGATGGCCCGCCTGGTCCTCTTGGCGAGAGG GGACTGCCCGGGCCTCAGGGAGCGAACGGTTTCCCCGGACCAAAGGGACCTCCC GGACCACCTGGAAAGGATGGGCTCCCCGGACACCCTGGACAGAGAGGAGAAGTT GGTTTCCAAGGAAAGATGGGTCCACCAGGGCCTCCCGGAGTCGTTGGACCTCAG GGCCCATCTGGAGAGACCGGCCCCTTGGGTGAGCGTGGCCATCCCGGACCACCAGGTCCACCTGGAGAGCAGGGACTTTCTGGCCCCTCAGGAAAGGAAGGCACAAAGGGAGATCCAGGCCCTCCAGGAGGTCCAGGTAAAGATGGACCCCCTGGACTGAGAGGTTTCCCGGGAGAGAGAGGATTGCCTGGTACCCCT GGTGGTGGAGGACTGAAGGGAAGTGAAGGACCTGCTGGACCTCCTGGACCTGCC GGATCTCCTGGTGAGAGAGGACCTGCTGGCACTGCTGGACCTGTTGGACCCCCTGGTAGACCTGGCCCACAAGGACCCCCTGGTAACGCTGGAGAGAAGGGTGTTCCT GGTGAGAAAGGCCCACTCGGCCCTGCAGGTCGGGATGGAGTCCAGGGTCCAGTGGGTCTTCCAGGCCCTGCTGGATCGCCAGGAGGACCTGGAGAGGATGGTGATAAG GGTGAAGTTGGTGAACCCGGCCAGAAGGGAGCTAAGGGAGGCAAAGGAGAGCAT GGACCTCCGGGTCCTCCCGGGCCAATGGGTCCCGTCGGCCAACCTGGTCCCGCC GGTGCTGATGGAGAGCTAGGACCAAGGGGCCAACAGGGGCCTTTTGGTGCCAAAGGAGACGAAGGATCTCGAGGATTCCCCGGAGCACCTGGACCCATCGGCCTGCAG GGACTACCAGGACCACCAGGCGAGAAGGGAGAGAACGGAGATGTTGGACCTCTG GGTCCTCCAGGTCCCCCAGGACCCCGCGGCCCTGCTGGACCCAACGGTGCTGAT GGCCCTCAAGGTCCTCCTGGAGGTTTGGGTAATCCTGGACCTATTGGAGAGAAG GGAGAACCTGGGGAGGCCGGACCACCTGGAATCGGAGGAGAACCAGGAAAGAAG GGTCCTCGAGGTGAGCGTGGAGAAAAGGGAGAGGCCGGACAGCCTGGAACTGCTGGCGCTGCCGGAGGACGAGGACGGCCAGGAGATGATGGTCCTAAAGGAAACCCT GGTCCAGTTGGCTTCCCTGGTGATCCTGGTCCTCCTGGTGAAGTTGGACCCAGA GgtcaagatggcgccaaaggaGAACAGGGAGAAGATGGTGAACAGGGAGAATCT GGCTCTCCTGGTCCTCCCGGAGAGAATGGACCCCCCGGCCCGCCAGGAAAGCGG GGTCCTGCTGGAGCAAGAGGACCTGAAGGGCGACAAGGAGAAAAGGGAACCAAG GGTGACACAGGTGCCCTTGGACCGCCAGGAAAGACCGGACCTGTGGGTCCTCAAGGCCAACCAGGAAAAACAGGAAATGAGGGTCTGCGAGGTCTCCCAGGATCAGTG gGTGAGCAAGGATCTCCTGGCCCATCTGGACCAAAGGGACCACCCGGACCTGTC GGACCGCCAGGTTTGTTGGGTCTGCGAGGCGACCCTGGTGCTAAAGGAGAGAAGGGACATCCAGGTCTTATCGGCCTTATCGGACCTCCGGGAGAGCAGGGAGAGAAGGGAGACCGCGGTCTACCCGGACCTCATGGATCCAATGGACACAAGGGAGAGACT GGAATGCCCGGCGGCACCGGACCCCTCGGCCCTGCTGGTCCTCCTGGTCTTCCT GGTCCTCAAGGAGTCAAAGGAGCCAAGGGTGCCTCT GGAGGATCTGGTCCCAAGGGAGAAAAGGGTGTTCCAGGATCTCCAGGACCTCCT GGCCCACCCGGCGAGGTCATCCAACCACTGCCCATCCAGAGGAGCCCCAAGTCCAAGCGTTCCATCGACGCCAGCCAACTGCTCCCCGAGTCAGACCCCGACATGCCCGCCTCCGACACCGCCGGCGCTGAGTTCCTAACGGCCAGCGAGGGCATGGAGGAGATCTTCGGCTCCCTCAACTCGCTACGGCAAGAGATCGAAACCATGCGTTTCCCGACGGGGACACCGGACAGTCCTGCGAGAACCTGCCAAGATCTCCGCCTCAGCCAGCCCGAGCTCCAAGACG GAGAGTACTGGATTGACCCCAACCAGGGCTGCTCCAGGGATTCTTTCAAGGTCTTCTGTAACTTCACCAGCGGGGAGACGTGCCTGTACCCTCACAAGAGCATCAACACG GTGAACATGAACTCGTGGGAAAAAGAGACTCCAGGTTCCTGGTTCAGCGAGTTCGCGACAGGCGCAAAG TTCTCCTACGTGGACTCGAACGGCGAGCCGATGGGTGTGGTCCAGCTGGGATTCCTGCGCCTCTTGAGCGTGGTAGCCCGACAGAACCTGACCTACCACTGCCACCGCTCGGTGGCGTGGGCCGACCAGAGCGCCAAGGACAACCACGAGAGGGCGCTGCACTTCCAGGCCGCCAACGAAGAGGAGCTGAGCTACGAGACCAACCCGTACATCAAAGCGCTGGTGGACGGATGCTCT TACCGCAAAGGCTTCGACAGGACGGTGCTGGAGGTCAACACGCCACAGGTGGAACATCTCCCTCTGCTGGACATCAAAGTGTCGGACTTTGGGGAGAGCAACCAACAGTTTGGATTTGAAGTGGGACCTGTGTGCTTCCAAGgctaa